Proteins co-encoded in one Candidatus Tectomicrobia bacterium genomic window:
- a CDS encoding GDP-mannose 4,6-dehydratase, with protein sequence MKAFITGVGGFAGSHLADLLLSQGHEVSGLVQPGASTQNLRHLAGRIALHEGDLLDAGRIEGLMRAERPGWVFHLAAQSSVHASWKDPAATFHANVTCGIRLLEACLPFREGLRAVMVTSAEIYGMGSPAAVTREESPFAPLNPYAVSKLALDLVAGQIAGAAGFPLVRMRPTNHAGPRQAVKTVLSRFACELARMEAGLQEPVLRAGNLDAWRDFADVRDVVRAYALAAGRGRAGGGYLVCTGAPRRVGDALELLLGMSRVKVRVERDPALERPADPPYGKASFARLEADTGWRPEIPFERTLRDTLDYWRGEVARKGK encoded by the coding sequence TTGAAGGCCTTCATCACCGGCGTCGGGGGCTTCGCGGGAAGCCACCTCGCCGACCTCCTCCTCTCCCAGGGCCACGAGGTCTCGGGCCTCGTCCAGCCGGGCGCCAGCACCCAAAACCTGCGCCACCTCGCGGGCCGGATCGCCCTCCACGAGGGGGACCTCCTCGACGCCGGGCGGATCGAGGGCCTCATGCGCGCCGAGAGGCCGGGATGGGTCTTCCACCTCGCGGCCCAGAGCTCCGTGCACGCCTCATGGAAGGACCCGGCCGCCACCTTCCACGCCAACGTGACGTGCGGAATCCGCCTGCTGGAGGCCTGCCTCCCCTTCCGCGAGGGGCTGCGCGCGGTGATGGTGACCTCCGCCGAGATTTACGGGATGGGTTCCCCCGCGGCCGTCACCCGGGAGGAGAGCCCCTTCGCCCCCCTCAACCCCTACGCGGTGAGCAAGCTCGCGCTGGACCTCGTCGCGGGGCAGATAGCCGGGGCGGCCGGGTTCCCTCTCGTGCGGATGCGGCCCACCAACCACGCCGGGCCCCGCCAGGCGGTCAAGACGGTGCTCTCGCGCTTCGCGTGCGAGCTGGCCCGGATGGAGGCGGGGCTCCAGGAGCCCGTCCTGCGGGCGGGGAACCTCGACGCCTGGCGCGACTTCGCCGACGTGCGGGATGTGGTGCGCGCCTACGCGTTGGCCGCCGGGCGGGGCCGGGCGGGCGGGGGCTATCTCGTCTGCACCGGGGCCCCGCGCCGGGTGGGGGACGCCCTCGAGCTTCTCCTGGGGATGAGCCGGGTCAAGGTTCGGGTGGAGCGCGACCCCGCCCTCGAGCGCCCGGCCGACCCGCCCTACGGGAAGGCCTCCTTCGCCCGCCTCGAGGCCGACACCGGCTGGCGGCCCGAGATCCCCTTCGAGCGCACGCTGCGCGACACGCTCGACTACTGGCGTGGGGAGGTCGCCCGAAAGGGGAAGTAA
- a CDS encoding antibiotic biosynthesis monooxygenase, which produces MAGRVHLFVTLKPRPGREGGLDALLRGMCGPSRAEAGCLRYDLFAPAEGGGARHLIECWRDQAALDAHREELHYKDFRSRVGDLVEGAPAVLFLREVDAAS; this is translated from the coding sequence ATGGCCGGGCGCGTCCACCTCTTCGTGACCCTGAAGCCCAGGCCCGGCCGGGAGGGCGGCCTCGACGCCCTCCTGCGCGGCATGTGCGGCCCCTCGCGCGCCGAGGCGGGCTGCCTGCGCTACGACCTCTTCGCCCCCGCCGAGGGGGGCGGCGCGCGCCACCTCATCGAGTGCTGGCGCGACCAGGCCGCGCTCGACGCCCACCGCGAGGAGCTCCACTACAAGGACTTCCGCTCCCGGGTCGGCGATCTGGTCGAAGGCGCGCCGGCCGTCCTCTTCCTCCGGGAGGTGGACGCCGCCTCCTGA
- a CDS encoding DUF664 domain-containing protein, with the protein MEGAALLADALSRINAILHRALEGAPAEMLCRMPAPHANSMAWLAWHLTRVQDDHMSDLAGQPELWTSGGWHARFGMKPNDEETGQGHTFEEVAAFKVDSPDLLLAYQDAVFARSKAYLARVRPADLDHVLDEPQYDPMPTVGVRLVSIVADNTQHAGQAIYLRGLFEAKRWTRA; encoded by the coding sequence ATGGAAGGCGCCGCGCTCCTCGCCGATGCCTTGAGCCGCATCAACGCCATCCTGCACCGCGCGCTCGAGGGCGCCCCGGCCGAGATGCTCTGCCGCATGCCCGCGCCCCACGCCAACTCCATGGCTTGGCTCGCCTGGCACCTCACCCGGGTGCAGGACGACCACATGTCGGACCTGGCCGGCCAGCCCGAGCTGTGGACGAGCGGGGGCTGGCACGCCCGCTTCGGGATGAAGCCCAACGACGAGGAGACGGGCCAGGGCCACACCTTCGAGGAGGTGGCGGCCTTCAAGGTGGACTCCCCGGACCTCCTGCTGGCCTACCAGGACGCCGTCTTCGCGCGGAGCAAGGCCTACCTGGCCAGGGTCCGGCCGGCCGACCTCGACCACGTCCTCGACGAGCCCCAGTACGACCCGATGCCCACGGTGGGGGTGCGCCTCGTGAGCATCGTCGCGGACAACACCCAGCACGCCGGGCAGGCCATCTACCTGCGCGGCCTCTTCGAGGCCAAGCGCTGGACCCGGGCGTAG
- a CDS encoding GDP-mannose 4,6-dehydratase, which yields MAQRVLITGITGFVGSHLAEHLLGQPGLEVFGMRRWRSRTEHIDHLSRKISIVECDLRDQVSVTRAVAQVRPEKIFHLAAQSFVPTSWHAPEESLHTNVLGTLHLFEAVRQAGLDPWIQVAGSSEEYGMVRPDEVPIREENPLRPLSPYGVSKVGADMLGYQYHQSFGMKIVRTRAFNHTGPRRGDVFVESNFAKQIVDIEKGRQEPVIRVGNLDARRDYTDVRDIVRAYRLSLEKCEPGEVYNICSGRSWVIREVLDLLLARSKVKVRVAPDPARMRPSDVQILEGDFSKFHGATGWKPEIPFERTLDDILAYWRERS from the coding sequence ATGGCGCAGCGGGTCCTCATCACGGGCATCACCGGCTTCGTGGGCAGCCACCTGGCCGAGCACCTGCTGGGGCAGCCGGGGCTCGAGGTCTTCGGCATGCGCCGCTGGCGCAGCCGCACCGAGCACATCGACCACCTGAGCCGGAAGATATCCATCGTCGAGTGCGACCTGAGGGACCAGGTCTCGGTCACCCGGGCCGTGGCGCAGGTGCGGCCCGAGAAGATCTTCCACCTCGCGGCCCAGAGCTTCGTGCCCACCTCCTGGCACGCCCCGGAGGAGAGCCTCCACACCAACGTGCTGGGCACCCTCCACCTCTTCGAGGCGGTGCGGCAGGCGGGCCTCGACCCCTGGATACAGGTGGCCGGGAGCAGCGAGGAGTACGGCATGGTGCGCCCGGACGAGGTGCCCATCCGGGAGGAGAACCCGCTCCGGCCCCTCTCCCCCTACGGCGTCAGCAAGGTCGGGGCCGACATGCTGGGCTACCAGTACCACCAGAGCTTCGGGATGAAGATCGTGCGCACCCGGGCCTTCAACCACACGGGGCCCCGGCGGGGGGACGTGTTCGTCGAGAGCAACTTCGCCAAGCAGATCGTGGACATCGAGAAGGGGCGGCAGGAGCCCGTCATCCGGGTGGGGAACCTCGACGCCCGCCGCGACTACACCGACGTGCGCGACATCGTGCGGGCCTACCGGCTCTCGCTCGAGAAGTGCGAGCCGGGCGAGGTCTACAACATCTGCTCGGGCCGGAGCTGGGTCATCCGCGAGGTGCTGGACCTCCTCCTCGCGCGCTCCAAGGTGAAGGTGCGCGTCGCGCCCGACCCCGCGCGGATGCGGCCCTCGGACGTGCAGATACTAGAGGGGGACTTCTCGAAGTTCCACGGGGCCACCGGCTGGAAGCCCGAGATCCCCTTCGAGCGGACCCTCGACGACATCCTGGCCTACTGGCGGGAGCGTTCTTGA
- a CDS encoding DHA2 family efflux MFS transporter permease subunit, with protein MAGAPLETSPQPAAPASRTASRSMITLAVLFGQFISVMDVSVVNVALPHMQGAFGADISSITWVATSYSIAQLIMICMTSWWSTLLGRKRFYLLSYVLFSLGSILAGTSTSFGEMIFYRAIQGLGGGPLIPISQAILRESYPPRLQGMAMAIFGMGVVLAPAMGPVVGGWLTERYGWPWIFYINIPFCLAGMLLVHLYVQDPSYLKRGIKGVDWGGILFLLVSMIGLQIILERGQENNWFESSFIVGWTAATAAAGVLLVVWELKAAEPIVNFRLLRHLQLSVGSAIILLFALALFGSTFILPQFLQALLRYTAYDSGIVLLPRGIALFLMMPLVGRLFNVVDPRLTMTFGMSCILYSFYGLSQLSLDAGFWNMVQPLIVMGIGMPCVFVTNTTIAIRGVLPAETTAAASLYDLGRVIGGNMGFALLATLVERRSATHRVGLVGYVNEFNGAFVEYHGSLMDILAGQRMDPATAHTKAYAIVDHVVNQQAAMLAYNDTFWFMMIILGGILPLVWVLPGKPKTP; from the coding sequence ATGGCGGGCGCGCCGTTGGAGACGAGCCCGCAGCCGGCGGCCCCCGCATCCAGGACGGCCTCCCGATCCATGATCACCCTGGCCGTCCTCTTCGGCCAGTTCATCTCCGTGATGGACGTCAGCGTGGTGAACGTCGCCCTCCCGCACATGCAGGGGGCGTTCGGGGCGGACATCTCCTCCATCACCTGGGTGGCAACCAGCTACAGCATCGCCCAGCTCATCATGATCTGCATGACCAGCTGGTGGAGCACCCTCTTGGGGCGGAAGCGCTTCTACCTTCTCTCCTACGTGCTGTTCAGCCTGGGTTCCATCCTGGCGGGGACATCCACCTCATTCGGCGAGATGATCTTCTACCGCGCGATCCAGGGCTTGGGCGGAGGGCCTCTGATTCCGATCTCCCAAGCCATCCTCCGGGAGAGCTATCCGCCCCGCTTGCAAGGCATGGCCATGGCCATTTTCGGGATGGGCGTGGTGCTGGCCCCCGCGATGGGGCCCGTGGTGGGAGGCTGGCTCACGGAACGGTACGGCTGGCCGTGGATTTTCTACATCAACATCCCCTTCTGCCTGGCGGGGATGCTGCTCGTGCACCTGTATGTGCAGGACCCTTCCTACTTGAAGCGGGGCATCAAGGGGGTGGACTGGGGCGGGATACTCTTCCTCTTGGTGAGCATGATCGGCCTCCAGATCATTCTGGAGCGGGGCCAGGAGAACAACTGGTTCGAATCCAGCTTCATCGTGGGCTGGACCGCGGCCACGGCGGCGGCGGGTGTATTGCTGGTCGTGTGGGAGCTTAAGGCCGCGGAACCCATCGTGAACTTCCGCCTCCTGCGCCACCTTCAATTGAGCGTGGGCTCGGCCATTATCCTGCTCTTCGCCCTGGCGCTGTTCGGCTCCACCTTCATCCTGCCCCAGTTCCTTCAGGCCCTTCTCCGCTACACCGCCTACGACTCCGGCATCGTTCTCCTGCCGCGCGGGATAGCGCTTTTCCTCATGATGCCGCTGGTGGGCCGGCTGTTCAACGTGGTGGACCCGCGCCTTACCATGACCTTCGGCATGTCTTGCATTCTCTACTCCTTCTACGGGCTGTCCCAGCTCTCCCTGGACGCGGGGTTCTGGAACATGGTCCAGCCGCTCATCGTCATGGGGATCGGGATGCCCTGCGTCTTCGTGACGAACACAACCATTGCGATTCGGGGCGTTCTCCCGGCGGAGACGACCGCCGCGGCCAGCCTCTACGACTTGGGCCGGGTCATCGGCGGGAACATGGGCTTCGCCCTTCTGGCCACCCTGGTCGAGCGCCGGAGCGCCACGCACCGGGTGGGGCTGGTCGGCTACGTAAACGAGTTCAACGGGGCCTTCGTGGAGTACCACGGAAGTTTGATGGACATTCTCGCCGGCCAGCGGATGGATCCTGCGACGGCCCACACCAAGGCGTATGCCATCGTGGACCACGTGGTGAACCAGCAGGCCGCCATGCTCGCCTACAACGACACCTTTTGGTTCATGATGATCATTCTCGGGGGGATTTTGCCCCTCGTCTGGGTTCTTCCGGGAAAGCCCAAGACACCCTAG
- a CDS encoding DMT family transporter: protein MDIVVLCALATAVSFAVADLLIRAGLQHTHAFIGSVLSQGAQLGFFFVLAPVLGFDFPPLGPDYLWVMAGGVGQPALFSIFFMIGISKIGVSRAASIKGVSPLFAAALAIVFLGERPAWFHLAGVLLVVAGVALVSSGRTEGRWRRADALWPVLAALAGAAGAICWRKGLPGFPNPLAAVVVALGTAFPVVAAFAFLNRRGRAAGDIRRALPPFLLCGAVAGAAHIFFAIALQRGEIYRVVPLVQVSPIFTVILALILLRRAEFITWRVPSGALLIVAGAVLVTLKPVG from the coding sequence GTGGACATCGTCGTCCTCTGCGCCCTGGCGACGGCGGTCTCCTTCGCCGTGGCGGATCTGCTCATCCGCGCCGGGCTCCAGCACACCCACGCCTTCATCGGCTCGGTGCTCTCCCAGGGCGCGCAGCTCGGCTTCTTCTTCGTCCTGGCGCCCGTCCTGGGCTTCGACTTCCCCCCGCTGGGCCCGGACTACCTCTGGGTGATGGCGGGAGGGGTGGGGCAGCCGGCCCTCTTCTCGATCTTCTTCATGATCGGCATCTCCAAGATAGGCGTCTCGCGCGCCGCCTCCATCAAGGGGGTGTCGCCCCTCTTCGCGGCGGCCCTGGCCATTGTCTTCCTCGGGGAGCGCCCCGCGTGGTTCCACCTGGCGGGGGTGCTGCTGGTGGTGGCCGGGGTGGCGCTCGTCTCCTCGGGGCGGACGGAGGGCCGGTGGCGGCGGGCGGACGCCCTCTGGCCCGTCCTGGCGGCCCTGGCGGGGGCCGCGGGCGCCATCTGCTGGCGGAAGGGCCTGCCGGGCTTCCCGAACCCGCTCGCGGCCGTGGTGGTGGCCCTGGGGACTGCCTTCCCGGTCGTGGCGGCCTTCGCCTTCCTCAACCGCCGCGGGAGGGCCGCGGGGGACATCCGCCGGGCGCTGCCGCCCTTCCTGCTCTGCGGCGCGGTGGCCGGGGCGGCGCACATCTTCTTCGCCATCGCGCTCCAGCGGGGGGAGATCTACCGGGTGGTGCCCCTGGTCCAGGTCTCCCCGATCTTCACGGTCATCCTCGCGCTCATCCTGCTGCGCCGGGCCGAGTTCATCACCTGGCGGGTGCCGTCGGGCGCATTGCTCATCGTGGCGGGGGCCGTGCTGGTGACGCTCAAGCCGGTGGGCTGA
- a CDS encoding vitamin B12-dependent ribonucleotide reductase, with amino-acid sequence MKIPRHFTRIGNEPYAGIQFVPRTSRIVNPDGSVVFEAKDILVPESWSQVAVDILAQKYFRKAGVPARLARVAEEGVPEWLQRSEPDKGALEQIPEAQRSGGETDARQVFHRMAGCWTYWGWKHGYFGSEEDARVFYGELVHMLAAQMAAPNSPQWFNAGLHWAYGIAGPSQGHYYCDPETGELQRSRSAYERPQPHACFIQSVKDDLVNEGGIMDLWTREARIFKYGSGTGTNFGTLRADGESLSGGGRSSGLMSFLKIGDRAAGAIKSGGTTRRAAKMVTLDVDHPDIEEFVNWKVREEQKVAALVSGSRMCRRHMGAILAACRPEGKADLNGGLLRPDKNPELRRAILEARRAGVPDNYIFRAMQLAQQGKTQDDIQIEEFDTNWEGEAYTTVSGQNSNNSVRIADAFMAAALKNEPWKLIRRTDRKVAREVPAKKLWDEIGYAAWCCADPGLQFDTTINDWHTCAADGRINASNPCSEYMFLDDTACNLASLNLVRFLDLESGRFRVEDFRHAVRVWTVVLEISVLMAQFPSEAIAQRSYDYRTLGLGYANLGTMLMLLGIPYDSPEGEAWCGAVSSVMTGCSYAASAEMAGELGPFPRYHANREHMLRVLRNHRRAAYAAPAAEYEMLSKAPAGIDPARCPAYLLEAAREAWDEALALGYRNGFRNAQATVIAPTGTIGLVMDCDTTGIEPDFALVKFKKLAGGGYFKIINQSVPAALRRLGYAEDQIRDIVAYCRGRGTLTSAPHINPETLKAKGFTDKALERIEAALEGAFELPFAFNKHILGVEFCRERLGLSDEQLGAWDLNLLEAIGFTPAQIREANDYVCGKMTIEGASHIREEHLPVFDCASKCGRDGKRYISPMAHVRMMAAAQPFISGAISKTINMPTEATILDIQDLYHESWRRMTKAIAIYRDGSKLSQPLAAQHEADIFEGIGEEAPAESVPVRVARQIVRRYVIHKGGRRKLPTRRAGYTQKAIVGGHKVYLRTGEYEDGALGEIFIDMHKEGAAFRSLMNCFAIAISLGLQHGVPLDEFVDAFVFTRFEPSGVVDGNRAIKMSTSIIDYIFRELAISYLGRQELAQVMPEDLRSDTLGRPKDEIPEFDAEEAEEVQTLLPFSKTDTPKSEHLHLHFRKEAQASESSVSRRGGVAEEAKFKGYVGEACGDCGSFAVVRNGTCLKCLDCGATSGCS; translated from the coding sequence ATGAAAATCCCGCGGCATTTCACCCGGATCGGGAACGAACCCTACGCTGGAATCCAGTTCGTCCCCCGCACCTCCCGCATCGTCAACCCGGACGGCTCAGTGGTCTTCGAGGCCAAGGACATCCTGGTGCCCGAGAGCTGGTCCCAGGTGGCGGTGGACATCCTGGCGCAGAAGTACTTCCGGAAGGCGGGGGTGCCGGCCCGCCTCGCCAGGGTGGCCGAGGAGGGGGTGCCCGAGTGGCTGCAGCGGTCCGAGCCGGACAAGGGCGCCCTCGAGCAAATCCCCGAGGCCCAGCGCTCGGGCGGCGAGACGGACGCCCGGCAGGTCTTCCACCGGATGGCCGGCTGCTGGACCTACTGGGGCTGGAAGCACGGTTACTTCGGGAGCGAGGAGGACGCCCGCGTCTTCTACGGCGAGCTGGTCCACATGCTGGCCGCCCAGATGGCCGCGCCCAATTCCCCCCAGTGGTTCAACGCCGGGCTCCACTGGGCCTACGGCATCGCCGGCCCCTCCCAGGGCCACTACTACTGCGACCCGGAGACGGGCGAGCTCCAGCGCTCCCGGAGCGCCTACGAGCGCCCCCAGCCGCACGCCTGCTTCATCCAGTCCGTCAAGGACGACCTCGTGAACGAAGGCGGCATCATGGATCTTTGGACCCGCGAGGCCCGCATCTTCAAGTACGGCTCCGGCACGGGCACCAACTTCGGCACCCTGCGCGCCGACGGGGAGTCCCTCTCGGGCGGCGGGCGCAGCTCCGGCCTCATGAGCTTCCTCAAGATCGGCGACCGCGCGGCCGGCGCCATCAAGTCGGGCGGCACCACCCGCCGCGCGGCCAAGATGGTCACCCTCGACGTGGACCACCCGGACATCGAGGAGTTCGTCAACTGGAAGGTCCGCGAGGAGCAGAAGGTGGCCGCCCTCGTCTCGGGCAGCCGAATGTGCCGCCGCCACATGGGCGCCATCCTGGCCGCCTGCCGGCCCGAGGGGAAGGCCGATCTCAACGGCGGCCTCCTGCGCCCGGACAAGAACCCCGAGCTGCGAAGGGCCATCCTCGAGGCCCGCCGGGCGGGCGTGCCGGACAACTACATCTTCCGCGCCATGCAGCTCGCCCAGCAGGGCAAGACCCAGGACGACATCCAGATCGAGGAGTTCGACACCAACTGGGAGGGCGAGGCCTACACCACGGTCTCCGGCCAGAACTCGAACAACTCCGTCCGCATCGCCGACGCCTTCATGGCCGCCGCCCTCAAGAACGAGCCCTGGAAGCTCATCCGCCGCACCGACCGCAAGGTCGCGCGGGAGGTCCCGGCGAAGAAGCTCTGGGACGAGATCGGCTACGCCGCCTGGTGCTGCGCCGACCCGGGCCTCCAGTTCGACACCACCATCAACGACTGGCACACCTGCGCCGCCGACGGCCGCATCAACGCGTCGAACCCATGCTCGGAGTACATGTTCCTCGACGACACGGCCTGCAACCTGGCCTCGCTGAACCTCGTCCGCTTCCTGGACCTGGAGAGCGGCCGTTTCCGCGTGGAGGATTTCCGCCACGCCGTCCGCGTCTGGACGGTGGTGCTCGAGATCTCCGTCCTCATGGCCCAGTTCCCCAGCGAGGCCATCGCCCAGCGCTCCTACGACTACCGCACCCTGGGCCTGGGCTACGCCAACCTGGGCACCATGCTCATGCTGCTCGGCATCCCCTACGACTCGCCCGAGGGCGAGGCCTGGTGCGGCGCCGTCAGCTCGGTCATGACGGGCTGCTCCTACGCGGCCAGCGCCGAGATGGCCGGGGAGCTCGGGCCCTTCCCGCGCTACCACGCCAACCGCGAGCACATGCTGCGCGTGCTCCGCAACCATCGCCGCGCGGCCTACGCCGCCCCCGCCGCGGAGTACGAGATGCTCTCCAAGGCCCCGGCGGGCATCGACCCGGCCCGCTGCCCGGCCTACCTCCTCGAGGCGGCCCGCGAGGCCTGGGACGAAGCCCTGGCGCTCGGCTACCGCAACGGCTTCCGCAACGCCCAGGCCACCGTCATCGCCCCCACGGGCACCATCGGGCTGGTGATGGACTGCGACACGACCGGCATCGAGCCCGACTTCGCCCTGGTCAAGTTCAAGAAACTGGCCGGCGGGGGCTACTTCAAGATCATCAACCAGTCCGTCCCCGCGGCGCTCCGGCGCCTGGGCTACGCCGAGGACCAGATCCGCGACATCGTGGCTTACTGCCGCGGCCGGGGCACCCTGACGAGCGCCCCTCACATCAACCCCGAGACGCTCAAGGCCAAGGGCTTCACCGACAAGGCCCTCGAGCGGATCGAGGCCGCGCTCGAGGGCGCCTTCGAGCTCCCGTTCGCCTTCAACAAGCACATCCTGGGGGTGGAGTTCTGCCGCGAGCGCCTGGGCCTCTCGGACGAGCAGCTCGGCGCCTGGGACCTGAACCTCCTCGAGGCCATCGGCTTCACCCCGGCCCAGATCCGCGAGGCCAACGACTACGTCTGCGGCAAGATGACCATCGAGGGCGCCTCGCACATCCGGGAGGAGCACCTCCCCGTCTTCGACTGCGCCAGCAAGTGCGGCCGCGACGGCAAGCGCTACATCAGCCCCATGGCCCACGTGCGCATGATGGCCGCGGCCCAGCCCTTCATCTCGGGCGCGATCAGCAAGACCATCAACATGCCCACCGAGGCCACCATCCTGGACATCCAGGACCTCTACCACGAGTCCTGGCGGCGGATGACCAAGGCCATCGCCATCTACCGCGACGGCTCCAAGCTCAGCCAGCCCCTCGCCGCCCAGCACGAGGCGGACATCTTCGAGGGCATCGGCGAGGAAGCCCCGGCCGAGAGCGTCCCCGTCCGCGTCGCCCGGCAGATCGTGCGCCGCTACGTCATCCACAAGGGCGGCCGGCGCAAGCTCCCCACCCGGCGCGCGGGCTACACCCAGAAGGCCATCGTGGGCGGCCACAAGGTCTACCTCCGCACCGGCGAGTACGAGGACGGGGCGCTCGGCGAAATCTTCATCGACATGCACAAGGAAGGCGCCGCCTTCCGCAGCCTGATGAACTGCTTCGCCATCGCCATCTCGCTCGGCCTCCAGCACGGAGTCCCCCTGGACGAGTTCGTCGACGCCTTCGTCTTCACCCGCTTCGAGCCGAGCGGCGTCGTGGACGGCAACCGCGCCATCAAGATGAGCACCTCGATCATCGACTACATCTTCCGCGAGCTGGCCATCTCCTACCTCGGCCGCCAGGAGCTGGCCCAGGTGATGCCCGAGGACCTCCGGAGCGACACCCTCGGCCGGCCCAAGGACGAGATCCCCGAGTTCGACGCCGAGGAGGCGGAGGAGGTGCAGACCCTCCTTCCCTTCTCGAAGACCGACACCCCCAAGAGCGAGCACCTGCACCTGCACTTCCGCAAGGAGGCGCAGGCTTCCGAATCCTCCGTCTCCCGCCGGGGCGGCGTGGCCGAGGAGGCGAAGTTCAAGGGCTACGTCGGCGAGGCCTGCGGCGACTGCGGCTCGTTCGCCGTCGTCCGCAACGGCACCTGCCTCAAGTGCCTCGACTGCGGCGCGACGAGCGGGTGCTCCTAG
- a CDS encoding VOC family protein — protein sequence MAVTGTYHHVHILSRDPDASAAWYARVLGGEVGQRSEFKGGINVQMKLGESSFFIRGLRPGESAETRGEGQTFGIHHLGVWVDDIEETVKQFLQAGGELLDPVSTGMTGNLVAFVKGPDGVVFEFLQPPRG from the coding sequence ATGGCGGTGACGGGAACCTATCATCACGTCCACATCCTCAGCCGCGACCCGGACGCCTCGGCGGCCTGGTACGCCAGGGTGCTGGGCGGCGAGGTCGGGCAGCGCTCGGAATTCAAGGGCGGCATCAACGTGCAGATGAAGCTGGGCGAGTCCAGCTTCTTCATCCGGGGGCTGCGCCCCGGGGAGAGCGCCGAGACCCGGGGCGAGGGCCAGACCTTCGGGATCCATCACCTCGGCGTGTGGGTGGACGACATCGAGGAGACGGTCAAGCAGTTCCTCCAGGCGGGCGGGGAGCTCCTCGACCCTGTCTCCACGGGCATGACGGGCAACCTCGTCGCCTTCGTCAAGGGGCCGGACGGGGTCGTCTTCGAGTTCCTCCAGCCGCCGAGGGGGTAG
- the lpdA gene encoding dihydrolipoyl dehydrogenase, giving the protein MASPTYDLAVIGGGPAGYVAGVRAAQSGGRCVVIERDALGGTCLNWGCIPSKSLIASAALLRNIRSAADYGIEVKEARGDLNAMVEKAEKIVAGLVSGIAALFKANKVDHIAGDAVIEGKGQLRVKLKEGGEAEVRAERILIATGSRPAQIPAFPLDGKYIISSDQAVHLRELPRRLLIVGAGVIGCEFGCLYRELGAEVTMVELLDRALPLGDADVSKLIEREMKKQKIKLLTGKKILKVERKGSEMVAEVEGAEPLAADLVLVSIGRTMNTDKLGLDKIGVKLGRRGEVLADKGMRTSVPGVFAAGDCIGGLMLAHVASAEGIVAAENAMGADIEMNYRGIPAGIFTHPEVGTAGMSEEEARRDGREVRVGRFQMRALGKAQAERALAGEVKVIADARTDELLGVHVVGEHAADLVHEAALAIRHGMTAADLAEVVHAHPTLSEALMEAAEDVHGTAIHVPPKKAR; this is encoded by the coding sequence ATGGCATCCCCCACCTACGATCTGGCCGTGATCGGAGGAGGCCCCGCCGGCTACGTGGCCGGGGTGCGGGCCGCCCAGAGCGGCGGCCGCTGCGTCGTCATCGAGCGCGACGCCCTGGGCGGCACCTGCCTCAACTGGGGCTGCATCCCGAGCAAGAGCCTCATCGCCTCGGCCGCCCTCCTGCGCAACATCCGGAGCGCCGCCGACTACGGCATCGAGGTGAAGGAGGCGCGCGGCGACCTGAACGCCATGGTCGAGAAGGCCGAGAAGATCGTGGCCGGTCTCGTGAGCGGCATCGCGGCCCTCTTCAAGGCCAACAAGGTGGACCACATCGCCGGGGACGCCGTCATCGAGGGCAAGGGCCAGCTCCGCGTCAAGCTCAAGGAGGGCGGCGAGGCGGAAGTGCGGGCCGAGAGGATACTCATCGCCACGGGCTCCCGCCCGGCCCAGATTCCCGCGTTCCCCCTGGACGGGAAATACATCATCTCGAGCGACCAGGCCGTGCACCTGCGGGAGCTGCCCCGGCGCCTCCTCATCGTGGGGGCCGGGGTCATCGGCTGCGAGTTCGGCTGCCTCTACCGCGAGCTGGGGGCCGAGGTCACCATGGTCGAGCTCCTCGACCGCGCGCTTCCCCTCGGGGACGCCGACGTCTCGAAGCTCATCGAGCGCGAGATGAAGAAGCAGAAGATCAAGCTCCTGACCGGCAAGAAGATCCTCAAGGTCGAACGGAAGGGGAGCGAGATGGTGGCCGAGGTCGAGGGCGCCGAGCCCCTGGCGGCCGACCTCGTGCTCGTCTCCATCGGGCGCACCATGAACACCGACAAGCTCGGCCTCGACAAGATCGGGGTCAAGCTGGGGCGGCGCGGGGAGGTGCTCGCGGACAAGGGCATGCGCACCAGCGTCCCCGGCGTCTTCGCCGCGGGCGACTGCATCGGGGGCCTCATGCTCGCCCACGTCGCCTCGGCCGAGGGCATCGTCGCCGCCGAGAACGCCATGGGCGCCGACATCGAGATGAACTACCGCGGCATCCCCGCCGGCATCTTCACCCACCCCGAGGTCGGCACGGCGGGGATGAGCGAGGAGGAGGCCCGCCGGGACGGGCGCGAGGTGCGGGTGGGCCGCTTCCAGATGCGCGCCCTGGGCAAGGCCCAGGCCGAGCGCGCCCTGGCCGGAGAGGTCAAGGTCATCGCCGACGCCCGGACGGACGAGCTCCTGGGCGTCCACGTCGTGGGCGAGCACGCCGCCGACCTCGTGCACGAGGCCGCCCTGGCCATCCGCCACGGAATGACCGCCGCCGATCTGGCCGAGGTCGTCCACGCCCATCCCACCCTCTCCGAGGCCCTCATGGAGGCCGCCGAGGACGTCCACGGCACCGCCATCCACGTGCCCCCCAAGAAGGCGCGGTAG